DNA sequence from the Euzebyales bacterium genome:
GGGGCGGACCTCGACCGTGGCCTCCAGCTGGCACAGCACGCCCACGCAGCCCAGCCACACCCGATGGGTGAACAGATGTTCGGCCGGCATCGTGAGCTGCAACGCCACCTCGAACTCCGGGTTGCGCGGGTCGTTGATCCGCGAGAACTGCCCGCGCAGCCACTCCCGGCTGAACGCGAACGTCTCGTGCCCGGCCGGCACCGTGAACGGCGCGAGGTAGTCGCGCAGCTTGACGGCGTCGACGTCGGCGTCGGGACGCACGAACCCTTCGTCGCGCAGGCCGTCGACGATCTCGTCGACGTCGCCGCGGCGCAGCACGGTCAGCAGGCGCCCGAACGTCGCGGGCATCCCGTCGGGCATCGCCAGAGTCGAGCCGAAGTCGAGCACGCCCAGCCGTCCGTCGTCGGTCAGACGGAAGTTGCCCGGATGGGGATCGGTGTGCAGCCGGCCGGCGATCTCGGGTCCCGACAACAGGAACCGCATGTACAACTGCGCCGCGCGGTAGCGCTGGCCGGGCGTGCCGGTCGCCGCGATCTCGACGAACGGACGGGCGTCGAGCCAGGTGGTGACGAGCACGCGCGGCGTCGCGATCAGGACGTCGGGGACGACGACCTCAGGGTCGTCGCGGTAGGCATCGGCGAAAGCGCGCTGCGCACGGGCCTCGGCCAGGTAGTCGAGCTCCTCGGCGAGCCTCGTGCGCATCTCGGCGACCAGCGGGGGCAGCGCCAGGCCAGGGGCTACGGCGGCGGCCGCACGGGTCATCACCGACACGGCACGCATGTCTGCGCGCAGTGCCGCGGCGATGTCGGGGTACTGGATCTTCACCGCCACCGGGCGGCCATCGGCCAGGGTCGCGCGATGCACCTGACCGATCGATGCCGCCAGTGGCGCGACCTCATCGAACGTGGCGAACCGCCGACGCCACTCGAGTCCGAGCTCGGCCTGCAGCACCGGCTCGAGCTGTCGGAACGGGACCACGGAGTTGCGCTCCGGGACGTCCGCGAGCGTCCGGCGCCAGGTCTCGTCGGGATCGACGGGGAACAGCGCGTCAAGCGTCGCCAACAGCTGGCCAGCCTTGAGCGCACCACCCTTCAGGTCGCCCAGCACCCGTCGGGTGCGCGCCGCGTTGCGGCGACGCAGGTCCAGTCGGACCCGGTCGGGATCGGCCCCGGCGCCCCGCCGCGCCAGGCCCTCGACGGCGAGTGCGGCGGTGCCCAGCGGCAGCGCGAGCAGCCGCAGGGTGCGCCCCACACGGTGCACACCGCCGACGCCCGTCACGGACCCACCACGTTGCAGGCGGACAGGGTGGAGGTCCGCACGCGCGATCGGCCCGTCGTTGTCATGGCCGC
Encoded proteins:
- a CDS encoding AarF/ABC1/UbiB kinase family protein, encoding MGGHDNDGPIARADLHPVRLQRGGSVTGVGGVHRVGRTLRLLALPLGTAALAVEGLARRGAGADPDRVRLDLRRRNAARTRRVLGDLKGGALKAGQLLATLDALFPVDPDETWRRTLADVPERNSVVPFRQLEPVLQAELGLEWRRRFATFDEVAPLAASIGQVHRATLADGRPVAVKIQYPDIAAALRADMRAVSVMTRAAAAVAPGLALPPLVAEMRTRLAEELDYLAEARAQRAFADAYRDDPEVVVPDVLIATPRVLVTTWLDARPFVEIAATGTPGQRYRAAQLYMRFLLSGPEIAGRLHTDPHPGNFRLTDDGRLGVLDFGSTLAMPDGMPATFGRLLTVLRRGDVDEIVDGLRDEGFVRPDADVDAVKLRDYLAPFTVPAGHETFAFSREWLRGQFSRINDPRNPEFEVALQLTMPAEHLFTHRVWLGCVGVLCQLEATVEVRPVIERWLPGFDAAAG